GAAAAGGCGTTTTGGAATAGTTTAGTTTCGGGAACCGAGGCAGTTTCTGTCGGGGACGCTCGTCTGAGACCAGCGATCGGGACGAGCTCGGGCTGAGTCGTTCGCTCTAGCTCGACTATTTGTCGAAGTACCCTGCTCGCGAGCGACTTCAACGCCCCCAAAAACCGCCTCGGTTCCCTTGAAGGAGAATGGCATTTATAAACTATTACGGTGTTTTGTAAGATTGACATATATCCAAAATTCTGCGATAGAAAAATTAAATTGGGTGGAAAACCTTTGAAGATGAAGTCTCCCGCTTGTCATTGCGAAGCAATCTTGGGCGGACAGACGAGATTGATTCGGATCTGCCTCGCAATGACGGCTTTCTATCGCTGTTTTCGGGTATATATTTTCCGAGCTATATCTCGGAAAATATATTGATTTTCATAACCTATTGCAGTAGAAGATGATTTGTGAATAGAGTTCTTCAAAAATCTCTATGAATAATAAGGGGTATGGTATGTACGAGGTAAGAAAAAAAGACAGCGGATATGTTTTTCTCTCGAACGCTATCCGCTGTCCGCTAAACGCTATACCTTAAGCATCATAATACAAGAAGAATTCATAAGGATGGGGTCTTAAACGGACCGCATCAAACTCATTTCTGGTCTTGTACTCGATCCATGTATCAAGCACATCCTGTGTAAAAACATCTCCCTTGAGTAAGAATTCATGATCCTTTTCTAAGGCTTTCAACGAAGCGTCAAGAGAAGAAGGAACACTGGGTACCTTCTTTAATTCCTGAGGAGGAAGATCATAAATGTTCTTGTCCAAAGGTTCCCCGGGATGAATCTTATTTTGAATTCCATCGAGCCCGGCCATTAACATGGCTGAAAAAGCCAAGTAAGGGTTGCAGGAAGGATCCGGAAACCGGACTTCAATGCGTTTGGCTTTGGGATTGGCCGAATACATTGGAATACGAATGGAAGCACTTCGATTTCTCGAAGAGTAAGCGAGGTTGACCGGAGCTTCATAGCCCGGAACCAATCTCTTGTAAGAGTTGGTTGTGGGTGCAACAATCGCGCAGAGCGCTGCTGCATGCTTGAGAATGCCTCCGATATAATAAAGACACATATCGCTTAAACCTGCATAACCCTTTCCAGCAAAGAGGGGTTTTCCACCCTTCCAAATACTTTGATGGGTATGCATTCCTGAACCGTTATCTCCAAAGAGAGGCTTGGGCATAAAGGTCGCTGTTTTTCCATACTTCCAGGCGATATTTTTAACAACGTACTTGTAAAGCATGGTTTTATCAGCCATACGTGTTAGTGAATCGAACCGAAGATCAATTTCAGCCTGACCGGCCGTTGCAACTTCATGATGCTGGCGTTCAATGGTAATTCCACATTGTTCCATGACCATGATCATTTCATTTCGAATGTCCTGAAGTTGATCCGTTGGGGCAACAGGAAAATAACCTTCTTTATGCCGGGGCTTATAGCCGAGATTTGGAAGATCACTTCTTCCACTTTCCCAAATACCTTCTCGAGATTCGATGTGGTAATAACCTTCATGGCTATTTTGATCAAAACGAACACCGTCAAAAATAAAAAACTCAGGTTCAGGTCCAATGTAAGCAGTATCGCCCAGTCCTGTGCTCTTAAGATAACTTTCGGCCTTCTGAGCAATATTGCGAGGATCTCGGGTATAACGCTCCTTGGTAATGGGGTCAATGATGTTACATAATAGAGAGAGGGTAGGTCTTTGATTAAAAGGATCGATCATAGCGGTGTCAGGATCTGGCATCACCAACATGTCACTGGCGTGAATGGCTTGCCAGCCACGGATACTGGAACCATCAAATCCAAGTCCTTCTTCAAAAACTTCTTCTGTCAATTCATGAGTTGGGACAGAAAAATGCTGCCACGTCCCTGGGAAATCGTTGAATTTCAGATCAACGATTTGAATTTTTTTTTCCTTGAGCATCTGTATCACTTCTTTTGCTGTCATCTTAAAGCGCCTCCTTTTTAGACTCAATTAAATAGCCTTTTCCCCTTTTTCACCCGTTCGAATCCGAATGGCTTCTTGAATAGGATAGATGAAAATCTTCCCATCTCCAATGTTTCCCGTCTTGGCAACATTCAGGATGGTCTGAATCGCTTTTTCTACGAGATCGTCCGGTAAGACAATTTCCAGCTTGATCTTGGGCAAAAAATCGACTGTATACTCACTTCCTCGGTAAAGTTCTGTATGACCTTTTTGTCGACCAAATCCCTTTACTTCGCTCACCGTCATACCGCTGACGCCTAATTCGGACAACGCTTCTTTAATCTCTTCGAGTTTAAACGGCTTCACAACACATTCAACCTTCTTCACCTTAACCTCCTATTCTAACGGGCCAGAAAAACCCGAACATCCTAGCAACTTTTGTTTTTAAGTTAAACAAATTTATTTGTTTAATAATAAACACTGCATAAATTCATTAGCAATTTTAAGCAATTTTAGTGCCGAAATTTTTGAGCTAAATTTACTTATGCTTACGAAATATTTTTGATGTTTTTTGATCAGGTTGGAGAAAAAGGAACAGCTTAAAAAAGTTAAAAGTTTAAAGTTGAAAGTTAAAAGAACTACTCTTCTAACTCCTGCTTCTCACTTTTTTTAAATAAATTTAGTATCGTCTTGAACCAATTATTCTTTGATGAAAGATTTTTTTGGCGTAGGGCCTCAAAGTCAGGGCGATAAAAACGCCTTTTATCCAATTCTTTCTGCTCTTTTTGAATCTTTTCGATCGTTCGCCTTTCGGATAACGATGGATCCGAGATTAGGGCTTTTTCCATTTGTTGATGTCCTTTGGCAATAATCCCCAGACGGTAATAGAGCTGACCGAGCTGAATGTATCCTCGAACATATTTTGGATGATTTGAAAGTAAGGCGTCAAAAACTCCAATCGCTTCATAAATCTTGTTATGCATGGCCAGACTCATCGCTACTCCAATCCAATTTTCCAGATTGTCGGGATTAAGTTCTTTGGCTTTAGAAAAATCAGAGAGGGACAAAGACCAGTTTTTAAGTTGAAAATAGGCTTGTGCACGTCCCTCGTAGGCATTCGCCTGAAGGGAATTTTGAGCGACACATTCGCTAAAAGCTTCAATCGCTCTTTCGAAGTGTCCTTCTTTTAATTTTTGATAGGCGTTTTCAATCATATAAATTTCAATAATCTTTCTAGATTATCGTTTGGAAGCGAAAGTTCTCCCCATCATACTTTTTTTGTAGTCGCCCGATTTATCGGGCAGTCCATGTAACGGCCCCATAAATGGGGCGACTACAAATCAAAATGGGTCTAATTTAAATTAAATTCTTTTAGAAAAGAAAAAGGGCGTGTGGGTCTCCTCACACGCCCTTCATCATATCACATCCCTTTATTTACTGAATATGCTCTTCCCTGACTTATATACGCCTAGAGCAATGAAGAGCACAATCGAGACAACTAAAGTAAGTAATGTTCCGTTCATATATCCTCCTATTCAGCTTTTAATTGGAAATCAGGATAGCACAGAGCGCCCATTTCTGGAATATCGAGTCCTTCCATTTCCGCCTGAGCACTCGAACGCTGCCCAACCACAGCATCAACAATCCAATTAAACACGAAGGACAGAGTAAATATAATTCCCACGAGTGTAGCGACACCAATGAGCTGTGCGACGAGCTGACCTGGATCTCCA
Above is a window of Chlamydiota bacterium DNA encoding:
- a CDS encoding P-II family nitrogen regulator, which encodes MKKVECVVKPFKLEEIKEALSELGVSGMTVSEVKGFGRQKGHTELYRGSEYTVDFLPKIKLEIVLPDDLVEKAIQTILNVAKTGNIGDGKIFIYPIQEAIRIRTGEKGEKAI
- a CDS encoding tetratricopeptide repeat protein, producing MIENAYQKLKEGHFERAIEAFSECVAQNSLQANAYEGRAQAYFQLKNWSLSLSDFSKAKELNPDNLENWIGVAMSLAMHNKIYEAIGVFDALLSNHPKYVRGYIQLGQLYYRLGIIAKGHQQMEKALISDPSLSERRTIEKIQKEQKELDKRRFYRPDFEALRQKNLSSKNNWFKTILNLFKKSEKQELEE
- the glnA gene encoding type I glutamate--ammonia ligase, which produces MTAKEVIQMLKEKKIQIVDLKFNDFPGTWQHFSVPTHELTEEVFEEGLGFDGSSIRGWQAIHASDMLVMPDPDTAMIDPFNQRPTLSLLCNIIDPITKERYTRDPRNIAQKAESYLKSTGLGDTAYIGPEPEFFIFDGVRFDQNSHEGYYHIESREGIWESGRSDLPNLGYKPRHKEGYFPVAPTDQLQDIRNEMIMVMEQCGITIERQHHEVATAGQAEIDLRFDSLTRMADKTMLYKYVVKNIAWKYGKTATFMPKPLFGDNGSGMHTHQSIWKGGKPLFAGKGYAGLSDMCLYYIGGILKHAAALCAIVAPTTNSYKRLVPGYEAPVNLAYSSRNRSASIRIPMYSANPKAKRIEVRFPDPSCNPYLAFSAMLMAGLDGIQNKIHPGEPLDKNIYDLPPQELKKVPSVPSSLDASLKALEKDHEFLLKGDVFTQDVLDTWIEYKTRNEFDAVRLRPHPYEFFLYYDA